The proteins below come from a single Eremothecium sinecaudum strain ATCC 58844 chromosome II, complete sequence genomic window:
- the DIP2 gene encoding snoRNA-binding rRNA-processing protein DIP2 (Syntenic homolog of Ashbya gossypii AGL196C; Syntenic homolog of Saccharomyces cerevisiae YLR129W (DIP2)) — protein MVKSYQRFEQGKVFGVISSNTNCIWLPSHGSKNSPGQIITGSLENVNLWEIKTGELLKHLSDGIPPGSIDAETSKPPESTYLEYHTETNLLAVGYANGVIKVWDMQTLTVLIIFNSHTSAITYLKFDPTGTTLISGSRDSNIIIWDLVGEVGLCKLRSHKDAITGIWCEGNEWLLSTSKDGLVKIWDLKTQQCVETHMAHAGECWSLAVKDDLVITANSDSELKIWELDLGRENGNKLLEKGTYEKQSKHRTNCIKFITVPDSTSFFYVQNSDKTTEIFRIRPEAEISKAIKKRVKRLQEKGMTEIEVEETIRSSHQNIIMHPFIVLRSMFKIKAAAWAHCTSSKLEMVLTTSNNTIEYYSIPYKKREPTVPVGTKLYTIDLQGHRTDIRSIDISDDNKMLLTSSNGLMKVWNIKTQRCIRTFECGYALCCKFLPGGTFAVIGTRAGELQLFDLASSTLVQNIESAHSAAIWGLDITSDGKRLVTGSADKSVKFWDFNIDQVLMAKATDKYTSTLELIHDTTLELGEDILSVKISPEDKFLAVALLDNTVKVFFLDSMKFFLSLYGHKLPVLSMDISYDSKMIITSSADKNIKIWGLDFGDCHKSLFAHQDSIMNVVFVPGTHNFFSCSKDGTVKYWDGEKFECIQNLAAHQSEVWSLAASSNGQFFVSASHDRSIRIWEETDDQVFLEEEKEKELNEQYEQNLLNSLEDGSADDQFNKGEEQDVLESAAVHKQTIESLKASEKLMEALDLGIKEIEAHEEYEKHIKKWKAISADQPQKPQANAILVAVNKSPAEYVLDTLTRIKPSQVEDALLVFPFTYVLKFLKFIDVAIKDKNILNDNLALIFKNFLFIIKANYKELLSQKNESLKLQINNVKDELRKALRNNADVLGFNLQGLKFISQQWNINHNSKYIDEYDQLEHEKKTAKKRVFQATT, from the coding sequence ATGGTGAAATCATACCAGAGGTTTGAGCAAGGAAAAGTTTTTGGTGTTATATCCTCTAATACAAATTGTATTTGGTTACCATCCCATGGTTCTAAAAATTCACCAGGACAAATCATCACAGGTAGTCTTGAAAATGTTAACCTATGGGAAATTAAAACAGGTGAATTATTGAAACATCTATCAGACGGTATTCCTCCTGGTTCTATTGATGCCGAAACCTCTAAACCTCCGGAATCCACGTATTTGGAATACCATACTGAGACAAACCTACTGGCAGTAGGGTATGCAAATGGTGTTATTAAAGTATGGGATATGCAAACCCTAACAGTTTTAATTATTTTTAACAGTCATACTTCTGCAATTACATATCTGAAGTTTGATCCCACGGGGACAACATTGATATCTGGTTCACGTGATTCTAACATTATTATCTGGGATCTTGTGGGTGAAGTTGGGCTTTGTAAGTTACGTTCACATAAAGATGCCATAACAGGTATCTGGTGTGAAGGCAATGAGTGGTTACTGAGCACTTCTAAGGATGGTTTGGTTAAAATATGGGATTTGAAAACACAACAATGCGTAGAAACCCATATGGCACACGCCGGTGAATGTTGGTCCTTGGCGGTGAAGGACGATTTAGTTATCACAGCCAACTCTGATTCCGAATTGAAGATATGGGAATTGGATCTAGGACGTGAAAATGGCAACAAGCTGTTGGAAAAGGGTACTTATGAGAAGCAGAGTAAACATCGTACGAATTGTATTAAATTTATTACAGTACCAGATTCTACCTCTTTCTTTTATGTCCAAAACTCAGATAAAACTACTGAAATATTTAGAATAAGGCCTGAAGCTGAGATCTCCAAGGCTATCAAGAAGAGAGTAAAGAGATTGCAAGAAAAGGGTATGACAGAGATTGAAGTAGAAGAAACTATAAGGTCTTCTCACCAGAATATCATTATGCATCCTTTTATTGTCCTTAGGTCTATGTTTAAGATAAAGGCGGCAGCATGGGCACATTGCACATCCTCTAAGTTGGAAATGGTCCTAACAACATCGAACAATACCATAGAATATTATTCAATTCCATACAAGAAACGAGAACCTACTGTTCCAGTAGGAACTAAACTCTACACAATTGATTTACAGGGACATAGAACCGATATTAGATCAATTGATATTAGCGATGATAATAAAATGCTTCTTACATCGTCAAATGGTCTTATGAAGGTTTGGAATATAAAGACGCAGCGCTGTATCCGTACCTTTGAGTGTGGTTATGCACTCTGCTGTAAGTTCTTGCCTGGTGGAACCTTTGCTGTTATCGGAACCCGTGCGGGTGAACTACAATTATTTGATTTAGCATCTTCTACACTAGTACAAAACATAGAATCGGCGCATTCTGCTGCGATCTGGGGCCTCGACATAACCAGCGATGGTAAGAGATTAGTTACTGGTTCTGCTGATAAATCTGTTAAGTTCTGGGATTTTAACATAGACCAAGTTTTGATGGCAAAAGCAACAGATAAATACACTTCAACTTTGGAATTAATTCATGACACTACACTAGAATTGGGGGAAGATATCCTTTCAGTTAAAATATCCCCTGAAGACAAGTTCTTAGCTGTTGCCCTACTCGATAATACTGTGAAAGTTTTCTTTCTTGATTCTATGAAGTTTTTCTTAAGTTTATATGGGCATAAGCTACCTGTGCTATCCATGGATATTTCATATGATTCCAAGATGATAATAACTTCATCAGCTGATAAAAACATAAAGATTTGGGGGCTGGATTTCGGTGACTGTCATAAATCTCTGTTCGCGCATCAAGACTCTATTATGAACGTTGTTTTTGTTCCAGGAACTCATAACTTCTTCAGTTGTAGCAAAGATGGGACAGTCAAGTACTGGGATGGTGAAAAGTTTGAGTGTATACAAAATTTAGCAGCACATCAAAGTGAAGTTTGGTCACTTGCAGCTTCTTCTAATGGTCAATTTTTTGTATCTGCATCTCATGATCGCAGTATAAGAATATGGGAAGAAACAGATGATCAGGTTTTCTTGGAGGAAGAGAAGGAAAAGGAACTGAATGAACAATATGAGCAAAACTTATTGAATTCCCTGGAAGATGGATCTGCAGATGATCAATTTAACAAAGGTGAAGAGCAAGATGTCTTAGAATCGGCCGCAGTTCATAAACAAACTATTGAATCACTGAAGGCTAGTGAGAAATTGATGGAAGCCTTAGATTTAGGTATAAAAGAGATAGAAGCTCATGAAGAATACGAGAAGCATATAAAAAAATGGAAAGCTATCTCTGCAGATcagccgcaaaaaccaCAGGCTAATGCCATTCTTGTAGCTGTTAACAAGTCTCCAGCAGAGTATGTTTTGGATACTCTTACCAGGATCAAACCATCTCAAGTAGAAGACGCTTTGTTGGTTTTCCCTTTTACCTACGTCCTGAAATTTTTGAAATTTATTGACGTCGCTATCAAGGATAAGAATATACTAAATGACAATTTAGCATTGATATTCAAGAACTTCTTATTTATTATAAAAGCTAACTATAAGGAACTTTTATCCCAGAAGAATGAGTCATTGAAACTACAAATTAATAATGTGAAAGATGAACTTAGAAAAGCTTTGCGAAACAATGCAGATGTCCTGGGATTCAATCTCCAGGGTCTGAAATTTATTAGTCAACAATGGAACATCAACCACAACTCCAAATACATCGATGAATATGACCAACTAGAACATGAAAAGAAGACTGCTAAAAAGAGAGTTTTCCAGGCGACTACATAA
- the APC2 gene encoding anaphase promoting complex subunit 2 (Syntenic homolog of Ashbya gossypii AGL193W; Syntenic homolog of Saccharomyces cerevisiae YLR127C (APC2)) → MTYSKELESYHQQLVDAVAGYNETLIDDLECLLAWMDPNDDHNNHRMEPPSLRIKNSIKLLEFQEGKKTVLVQTLRQWILSQVRFHFFHFMENLEEYNDMVNLEKYYEFPLKYVNIFSQSELNSEIVRLRKYLLNRNPKFRSSMEERIRTLILYEDDFETAFILYNWMVKGLGHHMVKFVIDLLTGKVELFCQDKMEGNVDQGNVISRVFNSFVEKWWSQFIQLLQFPNENDQELSNLAYGCFEKKFIKIKSKELFNEIIPKFPISKPALLEMKDVIKCDSYELDRLVAQICRGFDTQLLIPSVTTIEILLYYVKAIKCLMVIDSTGRSLNRFTFKLKPKIKERSDLIITVLCAILELDSDEIIEVISKNTLTENPVLLGQLSRELKDSIALNFHSVSSIKTKTAVYSVAHERQDPVVKQFLEWTPEPGLFKEDVNKAGNINDDDTAELLELPKDVLEVVFQVFDSPEVLVNEFIKLITNHMLQMDGYVLSAKWSQLLKTLMNKYFRNNKQVLKSICEESNLVNVFVMWSDLEKSTSFQNWSSKLQLVPSNVYPKIISYLYWKISRKSQFGDYKLPPSLSTTFLQMEKAFEMKSPGRKLRFQKDQGTVDLLLTFEDGRQWANKVSIPKYTVLELFQRTRSGLSIANIVQAISMSQRHVEEILQYWCQEHVLFQRDKGSYAILENESREMIPSLH, encoded by the coding sequence ATGACATACTCAAAGGAGCTTGAAAGCTATCATCAGCAGCTAGTGGACGCTGTTGCTGGCTACAATGAAACTCTGATAGATGATTTAGAGTGCCTTTTAGCATGGATGGATCCTAATGATGACCACAATAACCATAGAATGGAACCTCCTTCTCTCCGCATCAAAAACAGTATTAAATTATTAGAATTTCAAGAAGGTAAAAAAACTGTACTAGTTCAAACACTACGACAGTGGATTCTATCTCAAGTGCGTTTTCATTTCTTTCACTTCATGGAAAATCTGGAAGAGTATAACGACATGGTGAACTTGGAAAAGTACTACGAATTCCCGTTAAAATATGTGAATATATTTTCACAAAGTGAGCTTAACAGTGAAATTGTCAGGCTTCGTAAGTACCTTTTAAACAGGAATCCGAAGTTTCGTTCCAGTATGGAGGAAAGGATTCGTACTTTAATATTGTATGAGGACGATTTCGAGACGGCGTTTATATTATACAATTGGATGGTTAAAGGGCTAGGGCATCATATGGTTAAATTTGTGATAGATTTATTGACTGGCAAGGTGGAGTTATTCTGTCAGGATAAAATGGAGGGGAATGTTGATCAGGGGAATGTAATAAGCAGAGTATTTAATAGTTTTGTTGAGAAATGGTGGAGCCAATTTATTCAGCTTTTGCAATTTCCTAACGAAAATGATCAAGAATTAAGCAATTTAGCTTACGGCTGttttgaaaagaagtttATAAAGATCAAGTCAAAGGAGCTTTTTAATGAGATTATTCCGAAGTTTCCCATCTCCAAGCCCGCATTATTAGAAATGAAAGATGTTATCAAATGCGATTCATATGAGTTGGATCGGTTGGTAGCACAGATATGCAGGGGTTTCGATACACAACTATTAATACCTAGTGTGACAACAATTGAAATCTTGTTGTACTATGTGAAAGCCATCAAATGCTTAATGGTAATAGATTCAACAGGAAGGTCTTTGAATCGGTTCACGTTTAAATTAAAGCCTAAGATCAAGGAGCGCTCAGACTTGATAATTACCGTTCTCTGCGCTATTCTGGAATTGGATAGTGACGAGATTATAGAGGTCATTTCCAAAAATACGCTAACAGAAAACCCAGTTCTATTAGGTCAGCTTTCCAGAGAATTGAAGGATAGCATTGCATTGAATTTCCACTCAGTCAGCAGCATTAAGACCAAAACTGCTGTTTACTCTGTTGCTCATGAAAGGCAGGATCCGGTTGTAAAGCAATTTTTAGAGTGGACTCCAGAACCAGGTCTGTTTAAGGAAGATGTAAACAAAGCCGGCAATATAAACGACGATGATACTGCTGAACTTCTGGAGCTACCGAAAGATGTCTTGGAAGTCGTATTCCAAGTGTTCGATTCACCAGAAGTTCTAGTAAATGAGTTCATTAAATTAATTACTAATCACATGTTACAGATGGATGGTTATGTCTTGAGTGCAAAGTGGTCACAACTGTTAAAAACTTTGATGAACAAGTACTTCCGTAACAATAAGCAAGTCTTAAAATCCATATGTGAAGAATCTAACCTTGTTAATGTTTTTGTCATGTGGAGTGATCTAGAAAAGAGTACATCTTTTCAAAACTGGAGTAGTAAGTTACAGTTAGTACCTTCCAACGTTTACCCTAAAATAATTTCCTACCTATATTGGAAGATTAGTCGCAAAAGTCAATTTGGTGACTATAAATTACCTCCGTCACTATCAACAACCTTCCTTCAAATGGAGAAAGCCTTTGAAATGAAATCTCCAGGAAGAAAGCTAAGGTTTCAGAAAGACCAAGGGACAGTTGACCTTCTTCTTACTTTTGAAGATGGTCGCCAGTGGGCTAATAAGGTATCCATCCCGAAATATACTGTTTTGGAATTATTTCAACGAACAAGATCGGGGTTGTCAATAGCTAATATTGTGCAGGCGATAAGCATGTCGCAGAGGCATGTTGAAGAGATCCTACAGTATTGGTGCCAAGAGCATGTATTATTTCAACGCGATAAAGGAAGCTACGCGATTCTTGAAAACGAAAGTAGGGAGATGATACCTTCCCTACATTAG
- the CPR1 gene encoding peptidylprolyl isomerase CPR1 (Syntenic homolog of Ashbya gossypii AGL177C; Syntenic homolog of Saccharomyces cerevisiae YDR155C (CPR1)) — protein MSKVYFDVEADGQSLGRIVFQLYNDVTPKTAENFKALCTGEKGFGYAGSPFHRVIPDFMLQGGDFTHGTGVGGKSIYGGKFPDENFINKHDRPGLLSMANAGPNTNGSQFFITTVPCPWLNGKHVVFGEVIEGMDVVKKIESLGSSSGATKSRIVIAKSGEL, from the coding sequence ATGTCTAAGGTATATTTCGACGTGGAGGCCGATGGCCAATCATTGGGTAGAATTGTATTTCAATTGTATAACGATGTAACCCCAAAGACAGCCGAAAACTTTAAGGCGCTCTGTACTGGTGAGAAGGGATTCGGTTACGCCGGTTCTCCATTCCACAGAGTTATCCCAGACTTTATGTTGCAAGGTGGTGATTTTACTCACGGTACTGGTGTTGGTGGTAAGTCAATTTATGGCGGTAAGTTCCCAGATGAGAACTTCATCAACAAGCACGACAGACCAGGTTTGTTGTCTATGGCCAATGCTGGACCAAATACCAACGGTTCCCAATTTTTCATCACCACTGTTCCATGCCCATGGTTAAACGGTAAGCACGTTGTGTTTGGTGAAGTTATTGAGGGTATGGATGTTGTCAAGAAGATTGAATCTTTAGGTTCTTCTTCTGGTGCTACTAAGTCTAGAATTGTTATTGCCAAGTCTGGTGAATTGTAG
- the RGP1 gene encoding Rgp1p (Syntenic homolog of Ashbya gossypii AGL179C; Syntenic homolog of Saccharomyces cerevisiae YDR137W (RGP1)): MRAHKLETVLIRENVRLELLYESNPFFAGEPISLVIKFQHLGSVQGHKHVVEKLEALRNKRSDRQRKQNDSTKSWVRSLWNPVNLEEKLLEENEGKSISELEKQLEYNKATELLSYYIQLYGSLKFDASVVDASKLQPTRKIVGLGLKSAREIPEAVKSSPSPLSHLVNTDLNDNNKGLHQIGSYFDEAQDTAEIPLLIIPQTLMFTELTLQPGEQKVFLFKSARLPKSLPPSYSESKRFNISYRLQIGGMTDIESVVKSVLFNFPLNISSYVDRKGFQYISQIGQETSFLSPGSVRELDESKRKRSMHSMSTFSRHRHSVDNIYSEVTNNLEKASKLKKHFKSLLIDSKGDLDLDNLIGDLMSFQFGKNYKTDMGSEEDLSRLLGAEDTEPMNIQDQKTLIKDNPISSGDNSAATKEVVNNIFQNLKREFVVNKNGTQICSIELSKTYHYTGEDIDLLIHLVEGSKHKVTAITTALEVIESLNPDYCINNNNQSKVKSTSRCVYENHYICFEEISEIPIKLLSYRSPSDIPVGQFETNIFDCKWMISFRFVIIDREDMTTLVEFYEDKKGKLWNAKEQLHGEEFTFRLPVTVVSTEKQFGGW, from the coding sequence ATGCGCGCCCACAAACTAGAAACTGTATTGATAAGGGAGAATGTGAGACTGGAGTTGTTATATGAATCTAATCCCTTTTTTGCAGGTGAACCAATCTCATTGGTTATAAAATTCCAGCATCTAGGATCTGTACAAGGCCATAAACACGTTGTTGAAAAACTAGAAGCTTTAAGAAATAAACGGTCCGATCGACAAAGGAAGCAAAATGATAGTACGAAGTCTTGGGTGCGGTCACTTTGGAATCCTGTTAATCTAGAAGAGAAACTTTTAGAGGAGAATGAAGGTAAGTCCATAAGTGAGCTAGAGAAGCAATTGGAATATAATAAAGCCACAGAATTGCTTTCGTACTATATTCAGTTATATGGGTCCCTAAAATTTGATGCCAGTGTTGTGGATGCCAGTAAGCTGCAACCTACTAGGAAAATTGTAGGACTGGGTTTGAAAAGTGCAAGGGAGATTCCAGAAGCCGTGAAGTCATCACCTTCTCCTCTATCTCACCTTGTAAATACAGATCTGAATGATAATAATAAAGGTCTTCACCAAATTGGTAGCTATTTTGACGAAGCTCAAGATACAGCTGAAATTCCATTGTTGATTATTCCTCAAACTTTAATGTTCACAGAACTTACTTTACAGCCAGGTGAGCAAAAAGTTTTCTTGTTTAAGTCCGCTAGATTGCCTAAATCGTTACCCCCTTCATACAGTGAGAGCAAAAGATTCAATATATCATACCGGTTGCAAATTGGGGGCATGACGGACATTGAATCAGTTGTAAAGTCGGTTTTATTCAATTTTCCCCTAAACATATCGAGTTATGTAGACAGGAAAGGGTTTCAGTATATTTCCCAGATAGGACAGGAAACCAGTTTTCTCTCTCCAGGATCAGTAAGGGAGCTGGATGAATCAAAGAGGAAAAGATCTATGCACTCTATGAGTACCTTTTCAAGACACAGACACTCGGTAGACAATATTTATTCCGAGGTAACAAATAACTTAGAAAAAGCATCAAAACTCAAAAAACATTTCAAATCTCTTCTTATAGATTCAAAAGGAGACTTAGACTTGGATAACTTGATTGGTGACCTAATGTCTTTCCAATTTGGTAAAAATTACAAAACAGATATGGGTAGTGAAGAAGATCTATCGAGGTTGCTGGGAGCAGAAGATACCGAGCCAATGAATATCCAAGACCAAAAAACTCTTATAAAAGATAATCCTATTTCATCCGGGGACAACTCTGCTGCTACAAAAGAAGTTGTAAATAAcatttttcaaaatttaAAGCGCGAGTTTGTAGTGAACAAGAATGGAACACAAATCTGCAGCATTGAATTATCTAAAACATATCACTATACAGGGGAGGATATTGATTTACTAATCCATCTTGTGGAAGGATCCAAGCATAAGGTTACAGCTATTACAACTGCTCTTGAAGTAATCGAAAGCCTTAATCCAGACTATtgtattaataataataatcagTCCAAGGTAAAATCTACCAGTAGGTGTGTGTATGAGAATCATTATATTTGTTTTGAAGAGATATCAGAAATTCCTATCAAGCTGTTATCATATAGGTCTCCATCAGATATCCCTGTTGGTCAGTTTGAAACCAATATTTTCGACTGCAAGTGGATGATCTCTTTCCGGTTTGTCATAATTGACAGGGAAGATATGACAACATTAGTAGAATTCTATGAAGATAAAAAGGGCAAACTATGGAATGCAAAGGAACAACTTCATGGCGAGGAATTCACTTTTCGCCTTCCCGTGACTGTGGTGTCAACTGAGAAGCAATTTGGAGGTTGGTAA
- the DCN1 gene encoding NEDD8 ligase DCN1 (Syntenic homolog of Ashbya gossypii AGL194C; Syntenic homolog of Saccharomyces cerevisiae YLR128W (DCN1); 1-intron in Ashbya gossypii): MSSTRQTEQIREFMAITNATRSTAEKFLKENRWSLDYAINDLYNRRENFTNQDHGYDEQLVATYYHYASKNGTMDSEALIRYVNNLGYQLEDPVTICLAHLLHVENLTADINEDQFLSRWDSLRCNNIEQMQRYMDSMEQQLHQDPRYFQTIYSYTFELALEGDDRQLSIETAIAYWKLLFINNSYASTIPYGRLHSWFQFLHEQTEFTSISKDTWEMFLPFALKFPNDRELLAGYNVMESWPIAIDEYWEWLKLTQ; the protein is encoded by the exons ATG TCATCTACAAGGCAAACAGAACAGATTCGGGAGTTTATGGCAATAACCAACGCTACGCGATCAACTGCCGAGAAGTTCTTAAAGGAGAACCGTTGGTCCTTGGACTACGCTATTAACGACCTGTATAATAGAAGGGAAAACTTTACCAACCAAGACCATGGGTATGATGAACAGCTAGTTGCCACATACTACCACTACGCCTCTAAAAATGGAACCATGGACTCAGAGGCGTTAATACGCTATGTCAACAATTTAGGCTACCAGCTGGAAGATCCAGTTACCATCTGTCTTGCCCATTTATTGCACGTCGAAAACCTTACAGCGGACATCAACGAAGACCAATTTCTGAGCAGATGGGATAGTCTACGCTGCAATAATATTGAACAAATGCAGCGCTATATGGACTCGATGGAGCAGCAACTTCACCAGGATCCTCGCTATTTTCAAACAATTTATAGCTATACATTTGAGCTCGCCCTAGAGGGTGATGATCGTCAGCTCAGCATTGAAACAGCAATTGCATACTGGAAACTTCTATTTATCAACAATTCTTATGCTAGTACAATACCATATGGAAGGCTACATTCTTGGTTCCAATTTCTACACGAACAGACAGAGTTCACGAGTATAAGTAAAGATACATGGGAAATGTTCCTACCATTCGCGCTAAAGTTCCCAAATGACAGAGAACTCCTAGCAGGATACAATGTCATGGAATCCTGGCCAATAGCAATAGATGAATACTGGGAATGGTTAAAACTTACACAATAG
- the TAF12 gene encoding Taf12p (Syntenic homolog of Ashbya gossypii AGL195C; Syntenic homolog of Saccharomyces cerevisiae YDR145W (TAF12)), protein MSNNGQQSAGQVPQLTPSSMQQLAYKFTALVSEAQRVGVQTPEGLDLLKKASKIKAIYETYNKQKQQAQQAFQVRNNPQSGSQSQALPQVQQQQPQPPQAQTQQQQPHQQQQQPQQSQQQPKQQSQQPQPQQPQQQQRPGSSVASNIKLLLTPQQRDAYDKLTQTFNESAKNIKGEYEFLKKNIEVLDTEIKNRQSEPMTVKQLEAKKNELLMKLTALNAQFQALPKKFQEDKKKFYIECAATNINLKKFLQATSQQQRANTSNAGASSPPPVQPSGSVGTPGNTVPAAADNANASASSQQRQQPQKRSNSGVSRSPTHVTPVNAAANQSNNTASRPVIFKQPNPSIPIPETIPPITTTSVSYRSNRPTITGGSAMNASSLTTPVMTKLPPYEVENDRVMSKRKLRELVKSVGIDDGDGETTIDGDVEELLLDLADDFITNVTSFACRLAKHRKSDNLDVRDIQLHLERNWNIRIPGYAADEIKSTKKWNPTPAYNQKLQGIVSAKAAKPTQAAAAASTIAQVPASDNGVAVSDSNKK, encoded by the coding sequence ATGTCTAACAATGGTCAGCAAAGTGCTGGACAGGTGCCACAACTTACACCTTCATCGATGCAGCAATTGGCATATAAATTTACAGCGTTAGTAAGTGAAGCCCAGAGAGTCGGTGTGCAAACTCCTGAGGGACTGGACTTATTGAAAAAGGCATCCAAGATTAAGGCTATATATGAAACCTATAATAAGCAGAAACAACAGGCACAGCAGGCTTTTCAGGTGCGGAATAATCCTCAGTCTGGTTCTCAGTCTCAAGCCTTGCCACAGGTCCAGCAACAGCAGCCTCAACCTCCGCAAGCACAGActcagcagcagcaaccgcatcagcaacaacagcaaccACAACAGTCTCAACAACAACCGAAGCAGCAATCTCAACAGCCCCAACCACAGCAACCACAACAGCAGCAGAGACCAGGATCTTCTGTTGCTAGCAACATCAAACTACTGTTAACTCCTCAGCAGCGTGACGCTTACGATAAACTTACTCAGACCTTTAATGAAAGTGCGAAAAATATCAAAGGCGAGTATGAGTTcttaaaaaaaaatattgaGGTTTTGGACACTGAAATAAAGAACAGGCAAAGCGAACCAATGACTGTTAAGCAATTAGAAGCAAAGAAAAACGAGCTATTAATGAAGTTGACTGCCCTAAATGCGCAGTTCCAAGCCCTACCCAAGAAATTCCAAGAGGATAAGAAAAAGTTCTATATCGAATGTGCAGCAACAAATATTAACCTAAAGAAGTTCTTACAAGCGACTAGTCAGCAACAAAGAGCGAATACTAGTAACGCCGGCGCAAGTTCTCCCCCTCCAGTCCAGCCAAGCGGTTCTGTTGGAACTCCAGGCAATACTGTTCCAGCTGCTGCTGATAATGCGAATGCTAGTGCTTCTTCACAACAGCGGCAGCAGCCTCAAAAGCGATCTAACAGTGGTGTTAGTAGATCGCCCACTCATGTTACGCCTGTCAATGCCGCAGCCAATCAAAGTAATAATACTGCCTCGCGCCCAGTCATATTTAAACAACCAAATCCGTCGATCCCAATACCAGAAACCATACCTCCCATCACCACTACGTCAGTCTCTTATCGCTCGAACCGACCAACAATTACTGGGGGTAGTGCTATGAATGCATCCTCCTTGACAACGCCAGTCATGACGAAATTACCTCCTTATGAAGTTGAAAATGACAGGGTTATGTCAAAGAGGAAACTCAGGGAACTAGTGAAATCCGTGGGTATAGACGATGGTGATGGTGAAACCACCATTGATGGTGACGTCGAGGAATTGCTCTTAGATCTCGCCGATGACTTCATCACAAACGTTACCAGTTTTGCTTGTAGATTGGCTAAACACCGAAAATCTGATAATCTGGACGTACGGGACATTCAACTGCATTTAGAAAGAAATTGGAACATCCGGATACCAGGCTATGCTGCTGACGAGATAAAAAGTACTAAAAAATGGAATCCTACGCCTGCATACAATCAGAAACTACAAGGCATTGTGTCAGCAAAAGCCGCTAAACCTACAcaagcagcagcagcagcatcTACTATAGCACAAGTTCCTGCTTCCGATAATGGAGTTGCCGTAAGTGATTCCAATAAGAAATAG